In the genome of Neofelis nebulosa isolate mNeoNeb1 chromosome 6, mNeoNeb1.pri, whole genome shotgun sequence, one region contains:
- the RNF146 gene encoding E3 ubiquitin-protein ligase RNF146, protein MMAGCGEIDHSINMLPTNRKANESCSNTAPSLTVPECAICLQTCVHPVSLPCKHVFCYLCVKGASWLGKRCALCRQEIPEDFLDKPTLLSPEELKAASRGNGEYAWYYEGRNGWWQYDERTSRELEDAFSKGKKSTEMLIAGFLYVADLENMVQYRRNEHGRRRKIKRDIIDIPKKGVAGLRLDCDANTVNLARESSADGADSLSAQSGASVQPLVSSVRPLTSVDGQLTSPATPSPDASTSLEDSFAHLQLSGDSTAERSHRGEGEDHESPSSGRVPAPDTSIEETESDASSDSEDVSALVAQHSLTQQRLLVPNANHTVSDRSGTDLSAAGGGTVSAGVRSRRPDGQCTVTEV, encoded by the exons AT gatGGCTGGCTGTGGTGAAATTGATCACTCAATAAACATGCTTCCTACGAACAGGAAAGCGAATGAGTCCTGTTCTAATACTGCACCTTCTCTAACTGTCCCTGAATGTGCCATTTGTCTGCAAACATGTGTTCACCCAGTCAGTCTCCCTTGTAAGCATGTTTTCTGCTATCTGTGCGTAAAGGGAGCTTCATGGCTTGGAAAGCGATGTGCCCTCTGTCGACAAGAAATTCCCGAAGATTTCCTTGACAAGCCAACCTTATTGTCACCAGAAGAACTCAAGGCAGCGAGTAGAGGAAATGGTGAATATGCATGGTATTATGAAGGAAGAAATGGGTGGTGGCAGTATGATGAGCGCACTAGTAGAGAGTTGGAAGATGCTTTTTCCAAAGGTAAAAAGAGCACTGAAATGTTAATTGCCGGGTTTCTGTATGTTGCTGATCTTGAAAATATGGTTCAATACAGGAGAAATGAACATGGACGTCGCAGGAAGATTAAGCGGGATATAATAGATATACCAAAGAAGGGAGTAGCCGGACTTAGGCTGGACTGTGACGCTAATACTGTAAACCTAGCGAGAGAGAGCTCTGCAGATGGAGCGGACAGTCTATCAGCACAGAGTGGAGCTTCTGTTCAGCCTCTAGTGTCTTCTGTAAGGCCCCTAACATCAGTAGATGGTCAGTTAACAAGCCCTGCAACACCATCCCCTGATGCAAGCACTTCTCTGGAAGACTCTTTTGCTCATTTACAACTCAGTGGAGACAGCACAGCTGAAAGGAGTCATAGGGGGGAAGGAGAAGATCATGAATCACCATCTTCAGGCAGGGTACCAGCACCAGATACCTCCattgaagaaactgaatcagatGCCAGTAGTGATAGTGAGGATGTATCTGCGCTTGTTGCACAACACTCCTTGACCCAACAGAGACTTTTGGTTCCTAATGCAAACCACACAGTATCTGATCGATCAGGAACTGATCTGTCAGCAGCAGGGGGTGGAACAGTGAGTGCTGGTGTCAGATCTAGAAGGCCTGATGGACAGTGCACAGTaactgaagtttaa